The proteins below are encoded in one region of Helianthus annuus cultivar XRQ/B chromosome 2, HanXRQr2.0-SUNRISE, whole genome shotgun sequence:
- the LOC110923750 gene encoding protein SAWADEE HOMEODOMAIN HOMOLOG 1 gives MDHHRLRSAGDKKVFSGFTTAEMEKMDRMLKESGKVPNLEVIKRLTTRFNGSAGRAGKPLLKWTEVRNWFLYKHGIMSNDTSHTVPNNSPPVQEACVMNETSDISKGEKFIDLSKLEFEAKSSDGAWYDVEIFITYRFISSSGYEVLVRYDGFGPEEDEWVHVKNVRERSVPLEHSECDKITVGDTVLCFQEKTDMARHYDAQILDIQRKLHDIRGCRCIFLIRYEHDNSEESVRLKRLCCRPEY, from the exons ATGGAGAAAATGGATAGAATGCTAAAGGAATCAGGAAAAGTTCCAAATTTAGAGGTCATTAAGAGGTTGACAACTAGATTCAA CGGTTCTGCAGGTCGTGCTGGAAAACCACTTTTAAAGTGGACCGAG GTTCGAAATTGGTTCCTTTATAAACACGGTATTATGTCAAACGATACATCGCATACTGTCCCCAACAATTCTCCACCTGTGCAAGAAGCTTGTGTTATGAATGAGACTTCTGATATATCTAAAG GAGAAAAATTTATAGATCTGTCAAAGCTGGAATTTGAAGCAAAATCATCAGATGGTGCATG GTACGATGTGGAGATTTTCATTACATACCGATTTATTAGTTCAAGTGGATAT gaaGTTCTTGTGAGATATGATGGTTTTGGGCCAGAAGAGGACGAATGGGTGCACGTTAAAAATGTACGGGAACGATCGGTCCCACTTGAGCACTCGGAATGCGATAAAATCACGGTTGGAGATACTGTACTTTGTTTCCAA GAGAAAACAGATATGGCAAGACATTATGATGCTCAAATTTTGGATATTCAAAGAAAGTTGCATGATATTAGGGGTTGCAGATGCATTTTCTTGATTCGGTACGAGCATGACAACTCTGAG GAAAGCGTTCGGTTGAAGAGACTCTGTTGCCGGCCAGAATATTAG